TAAATCTACCGGCTGCTTGTCTATATAAACAACCCCTTCCCGGGCAACCGATATAGCCATCCGGGGCCGATTGTCGACTTCCGCCATCGCTGACTTCGGAAGAGCAATCGGCATGGCGCGATGGACAGCCATCGACAACATGGCATAAATAAAGAACACCAGAAGCAAAAACACAATATCGATCAAAGGCAGCATTTCAATACGCGGTCCACGCTGCTTTTCAATGTTGAGTTTCACAAGTCGCCTCCATCTGGTGTATCTTGTGACAATTTTTCATAAACTATTTCAAGGCTTGTTGCGTACTGTTCCATGATGCGGGCAGCCTGTTCCACTTTTACATTAAAATAATTGTAGGGAACAACCGCCAATATGGCTATGCTGAGACCCGTAGCTGTGGTTATGAGGGCCTGGGCAATGCCTCCGGTAACGGCATGCGGATTATCAATCCCCTCTATCGCCAGCATATCAAAAGACAAAATTATGCCGATGACAGTGCCGAGAATTCCCAACAAAGGCGCTACCGTGATCATCGTATCGAGCACACCCATTCCACGTCGCATTTTCACTATCTCCTGTATCGCCGCGACCTCCATGGCTTTGGTCATGGAAAATTTCCTGTGTACGATGCCGCTTACTAAAACGCGTATGGCATAATCTTTGGATCCGATCGTTTTCTTTTTTACAAGTTCCCAGTCCCCTTCCTTGCTGATCTCAACCACCTCATTGATGAGTTCGGAATTATGTCGCCGGTTGAGAATTATCCAAAATAAGCCTCGCTCAATTATGATTGTCAATACACAAAGCGAACAGGCAAATAATGGATACATTACCGGCCCTCCCTTCAACATTGTCTCAAGCATCCATATCCTCCGCCGGTCAATCCGGCTGTTATCCGAAATCAGATATCAAAAGTAAGCCCAACTAAGAAATTAACTCCCGGTGCCGGTTGAATGCCCGGTTCTCCAAGAAAGTTTATCCCGCCATATTGGTAATAGTCCTCATCGAAAAGATTATTAACCGTCAGATAAGCAGAGCCTTTTTCAAACATATAAGCCAATTTGGCAGTCACATAGAAATAACCGTCCTGGTCGTCAACTACATTGGCGAAATCTGAAATAAAAGGTCGTTCACCGATATAGGATCCATCTATATTGAATCGAAAGTTCGTGAAAATATCGGCTTCCGCACCGGCTGTGAATTGATGGCGAGGCACATTGGGTATCTCCTTGCCGTCAAATGTTCCTCCATCGATTTCAGTGTCCCTGAGTGTATAACTGCCGTTAACTGATATTTTCGAAAATTGTTTACTTGCTTTCAGTTCAATACCCTGTCTTATGGTGTCGCCATTAAGGTTTTCATTGGCAAAGCTTACAGGGTTAAAAAATATTTCCCTCTCGGTATCCAGTCTGAAAAGGTTCACGCTGAAATTAATGTCCGGACCAAATTGAATGCGCGCACCAACTTCAAAATCATCGGTGGTCTGTGGCCGGAGCGTGGAATCGAAAGAATTGGTAAAGAAGCTGAACATTTCATCGAGTACCGGATATCTGAAACTCTTTGCATAACTGAAATATGCAGAACCGTTATCTGAAAATCTATAGGTCACCCCCCCATCATATATATCTTCATCCATGGTGACTTTGTCGGAGAGCCCGTCGGTAAATGATTCGAATTCGGCACGATCATGGCGGTAACCACCGGAAACCGCCACCTTGCTGTTGAGCGATACTTCTGCATTACCATAAACTCCCATATCTTCTTTCGAGAGTTCAAACGCTGCCGAAGATGGTGCGCCAAAAAAAACAGATTCGTTGCCGATATCCTCTTTACTCTTTCTATAATCAAATCCTGCAACCAGCTTTGAATCACGACCAAAGAATTTTTCATTTATAACAATTTGCGGAGAAAGAGCCACTGTATCAATCTCAGTTTCTGCGTTATATGTCCCGCCGACAAAGGAAAAAAATGCAGTATTTTCCTTCCTCCTGGTGGAACTTTCCATTTGAAAATAGCTCGTTTCAGTGAAGAAAACCTGCGGTACAATTTGTAAATGATAATCTTTGATATCGGAGAAATCTTCAGGTGTGGTACTTGCTCTCCGTGACACTCCACTCTCTAATTCACTCAGCAATAATGATCCTGGAACCTCTGTGTCGTCTTCATGATAGCTACTGGTAAGAGCGACGTTAAAACGGTCCGAAAAAAAATAGTCAAGATTCAAACCCATATCCCTGGCGTCTGTTCCACTATTGTCTCGATATCCGTCCGATGTTCGGTAGTTGGTGCTCAGTGCGTAACTTAGGCTTTCTGTTGAACCACTGACTGCCAGCCTGGATAGAATCGTGTCGTAACTCCCTGCAACCAGACCACCTGAAAAGAGGAGCTCTTCCCCCTTTTTGGTGATGATATTGATAACTCCACCAGCGGCGTTGTCTCCATATAAAACACTTCCCCTGCCGCCATGTATAATTTCAATCCGTTCAACTCTGTTTTTAGGAATAAGAGTCCAGTCTACACCACTCAAATCAGCTTGATTGATCCGACGGCCATCAATAAGCAACAAGGTGTTCAAAGCTGCCGTTTCACCAAACCCTCTTAGGTCAACCGTTATATTGCGGCCATTGCCGGTGATATCGTTCACTACTATCCCGGGAGTGATCCGCAAGAGTTCAGGAACCGTTTCTGCTGGTGATTTTGCGATTTCCTGCGCTGTAATGACAGTTACATTGGCAGGGACAGCGGCAATCTTTTCTTCCTGTCTCGAGGCGGTAACAACGACCTTATCCATTAATGGAACTTCATCTGCCGTTGCATGAACATTTCCACTTATGAACACACCCGATAGTGAAAGAGTTGTTGCTGCAGTCATGGTGAAAAAACTACCAAAACCAAGTGTTTTTTCCTTTAAGTCCGATCCCTTCAATCCCCCAATTTTTACTTTAAACATTGTCTTTCTCCTTGATTTACAACCTTCAATTGGGGCCCGGCGAAAAAAAAATCCCCGGACCAATTCAAGAATGAATGATCCGGGGATTACCCTTTTATCGCCTGATCCGACAGCAAAATATAGTCCGCGAAATTTGCTATCTATATATCTTTCAGGTAGGTCTTCTGACTTTTCCGCCCTCTATTTGACAGCCTTCCCATGATTGGAATCCAGCTTAATTTTTGGTTGGCTGGAATTTTAGCATCACAGTGGCATATGTTATCGAGAGGGTTCCTTTCTTCAAGGTAGAATCACAGCGGCGGGTCCGTTCCCGATTTTCACGGGATTCCCGATTAAGCCCTTAAAGGGCACCTGAAATTGATTTGCATCGTAGTAATGAAAAAAACGGATGTCAACAAATATCCGCTTACTAATATCCGCTCCTCTATAACGAATGGTAAGGGAAGAATCAATCTCTTTTTTAACCCAAAGGAGTGGAGGCTTTTTACCACAGATTCTCCAGGTTTTTTCCAAATTTCCCAGCCCTTGTATTCAGAAACTCTGAGGAGCATTTTTGAGAGCTTTACGAGCATTTTTTACTATTTTATGCTAGTTTCAGATTATATCCCAGTTGTGATTATACTTGAACTTTCCAGAGGCATTTTGAATTGTATGTATTGACTGCATTCGCTAGGCAATCGTGATTTATCTCTATTAAAATGGAATATAAAATAGAACCAATTCTTGAAGGCGTCGGTGGGGTGATTTCGGGCATGAAAGCGGAGTTGTCTCTTGACAATGTAACAGCGAAACTAAGGGGAAAGCAAAACCGAGCGGCACTTGTTGAAGCAGCTTCAAAAATATTATGTACTGCTCGAGGAATATGGTGCCCCCGAATCGTTTATCGTTGGGTAGATGTCGTGCTGCAGGACAATGACACCCTACAGTTGTGTTGTAATCAATCAATGCACAAAATCAAACTTTCGTTGGGCTTTTCTGGCAAATTTTTACATCAAGCATCCAGAGCGCTTATAGGAGTTTACACAGTTGGTCAAGCTCTGGAGGAGGCAAGTGCCCAAGCATCCAGAAAAAGGCGGGTGCTGGACGCCTACTTGTATGATATTGTCAGTCTTACACTACTGGATCAGTTAAAGTACTCCGTGAACGAGATTGTCGAGTTGTACGCCCAAAAACGTGGCTGGGGAGTAAGCCCCTTTCTCAGTCCGGGATCGGTCCATGGTTGGGAGTTGGAGGATCAAGCGAATCTCTGCTCAATGCTACCGCTTGACATGATCGATGTCAGGCTGCAAGAGAATAACACGCTTATGCCGTTTAAAAGTATTTCCTTTTTAATCGGCACAGGGCCGGGATATCAAGTGAAGAAAGTCAGGGCTACCTGTGAAGTCTGTTCAAAAAGAGAGGCTTGCGAGATGCAAACAAAGGAATAAATGTCCAATCATAATATTAAAATTTTTCCCCATGGGCTAAATATACAAATTGCAGGTGGAGACAGGCTCTTGGACAGTTTGATTGAACATTCTGTTTTTCTGCGTTCCGATTGTGGTGGTAAAGGGGGCTGTGGCAAATGCCTGATCAAGATAAAACATTGCGATGGGACTCAAAAGACAACAGAGGCTTGTCAGGTGACAGTTTCCGAAGATCTCTCCATAGAAATCCCGGTAGCATCTCTGCTCTCTTCCCATATTATCGAAAAAGCTCCGGCGAATTTTCCACCTTCCTTTAGCCAATCCTTCAATAAAACGAAACAACACCGA
This window of the Desulfopila inferna genome carries:
- a CDS encoding MotA/TolQ/ExbB proton channel family protein — encoded protein: MLETMLKGGPVMYPLFACSLCVLTIIIERGLFWIILNRRHNSELINEVVEISKEGDWELVKKKTIGSKDYAIRVLVSGIVHRKFSMTKAMEVAAIQEIVKMRRGMGVLDTMITVAPLLGILGTVIGIILSFDMLAIEGIDNPHAVTGGIAQALITTATGLSIAILAVVPYNYFNVKVEQAARIMEQYATSLEIVYEKLSQDTPDGGDL
- a CDS encoding biopolymer transporter ExbD, giving the protein MKLNIEKQRGPRIEMLPLIDIVFLLLVFFIYAMLSMAVHRAMPIALPKSAMAEVDNRPRMAISVAREGVVYIDKQPVDLHNLVEILQNKSVTEKEKGVQVFADNRVEYQRLFLVLDSIKKAGISQISLQAERDGGH
- a CDS encoding TonB-dependent receptor — protein: MFKVKIGGLKGSDLKEKTLGFGSFFTMTAATTLSLSGVFISGNVHATADEVPLMDKVVVTASRQEEKIAAVPANVTVITAQEIAKSPAETVPELLRITPGIVVNDITGNGRNITVDLRGFGETAALNTLLLIDGRRINQADLSGVDWTLIPKNRVERIEIIHGGRGSVLYGDNAAGGVINIITKKGEELLFSGGLVAGSYDTILSRLAVSGSTESLSYALSTNYRTSDGYRDNSGTDARDMGLNLDYFFSDRFNVALTSSYHEDDTEVPGSLLLSELESGVSRRASTTPEDFSDIKDYHLQIVPQVFFTETSYFQMESSTRRKENTAFFSFVGGTYNAETEIDTVALSPQIVINEKFFGRDSKLVAGFDYRKSKEDIGNESVFFGAPSSAAFELSKEDMGVYGNAEVSLNSKVAVSGGYRHDRAEFESFTDGLSDKVTMDEDIYDGGVTYRFSDNGSAYFSYAKSFRYPVLDEMFSFFTNSFDSTLRPQTTDDFEVGARIQFGPDINFSVNLFRLDTEREIFFNPVSFANENLNGDTIRQGIELKASKQFSKISVNGSYTLRDTEIDGGTFDGKEIPNVPRHQFTAGAEADIFTNFRFNIDGSYIGERPFISDFANVVDDQDGYFYVTAKLAYMFEKGSAYLTVNNLFDEDYYQYGGINFLGEPGIQPAPGVNFLVGLTFDI